AAAGTCATCTTTCTCCGCTCTCTCATAATTTCAAATTGAAAATCTTCAGTTTCTTCCCActccaaacaaaaacaaaaagctaAAGAAAATTCAGAGCATCAATGGAGAAATCAACGGAGAAGAGCGTGAGCTCCGTTACTTCTGGTAATTTTGATCTTAAACCTCCTTCTCTCTTAGATCGTCGATTCCCGTTTCAGTTATCgcgatttatatatattctgatCGTAATAGGGAACTCAATCAACTCGAAGCTGAGGTATCCTCTCAGATCTGCTCTCAGATCCAAGGAAGGGAAGCCTCCTGTTCCCGATTTCTCAAGCGCCTCTTCAGCGCCCAGAAGGTACTCATCATAGTTTTGCACCAGAATCGCCTCCGATGAAATGACGATATTGTAGATCTGGTGTCGATGGTTAGGTTTAAGATTGTATGTTGCATCGCTAGGTTTACTGATTCGAACATTTCTCTTAGCTTTCAGTATCAGGATACGATGATAACATTCTCTTATGATTGTATTTGTGTGTTTGTGGTTTTGGATTCTCAGGGGACGAGTTGCATCTGCTGTTAGTCAGAGTACTACGGCGCTTGATCTTTCTGCTAAGAAGACTGTTGTTGATCGGGCCAAGCCACCGAGAAGAATGTCGATTCCTAACAAGGACTCGAGCAACTCTTCTGTTAGATCTGTCAGCAGCAGCGTCACTTCTTTGTCGGAGAGCAAGGCGAGGAGACCTCCTGGAGGCAGCAGCAATCCCAGGAGCTTGAATGTAACAACGCCTGTCTCTAGTAGTGTGATGAGATCAGGGGCGAGAAGAAAAGTTGAGGATTTGACTTCCTCTGCTTACTGGCTGGCGCATATCAAGCTCGCTGAATCAGTGGAGAAACACTCGGTCTCTCTTGGGTTTTTTAAGCTTGCTCTTCATGCAGGGTGTAAGGTAAAATGTTCGTTGGTTCTATGAAAGTTCTGATTGATTAACTCACtggtttttgtgtgtgtgtgttttggaaTCTAGCCACTTGACAAGATGAAAGAGGAGTTGAAATCATACGCTGCTCGCAACAACATGGATGGGCTTGCTGATGCTGTTAAGGAACTTTCCGAGCTGTACTGTATCTCAGAGGAATCCAAGCAGACGCAAAAGGTCTCAGAGAGCACTTCTGTAGTGGCTGAAGAAACAGATGTTTCTCTgaagaatgatgatgatgatgatgtccaGAGTTCACTCTCCACTCCTGTAGCTTCCAACATCACATCAGAGATCATGAAAGAGGATGATGTTTCGCAAGATTCAGCTGTCATAGAAGAAGCCAAGGAGGAAGAGGTCTCAGAAAGCATCCCACAAGAAAGAACTAGGAGGTCTTTGGATGTAATCAGTGTGAACCAAGCGGATGTTCCAGAGGTTGTTCAAGGATCAGAAGATGGAGCTCCAGTTGTGACTGTTGCTCAACCTTCAGAGAAGAAACGTGCAAGCAGGAAGGAGACTGTTGCTAAGAACAGCCTGCCCGTGAAGACAAAGAAAGCAGTAGCTACCAACTCTGTCAATCCAAGGGCAGTTCCAGAAAACAAGGACAACAAGTCTCAGAAGAAACCTGAAAGGATCACTAAGCCAAGGACAAAGAAAGTTCAAGAAGAGACTAAGAAGTCCACCAAGAAACCTGCTGCTAAAGAAggtaaaataattatatcagACTGTGTTTTTGAAAGGTTGTGTTGCTCATTTATATATGgtgttaaatgttttttttttggtataggTGGAGAAGTTAAACCTCTGAAGCAAATGAACAAAATGGAGAACAAAGAAAACTCTGTGAGTAAAATCTCTTTTTAGTTCAGAGGATCGAATCGCTTCTGTAACTAAATGACTAACACGAACTTGTTCACTGCAGGTTGATGTTGGTGCAGGAGAAGAAATCCAAGTTTGAATGAAGAACAGAGAagcgttttttttttcacatctcagtcaactctttttttttaaaaatcttttggTTTGAATGCTTGTTCAAGGTACATAGTTGAAAACGCGTTCGTAAGTTTGGCTTGGAAgacaacaaatatttttatttgcttgCTTATGTAattgtgttctgttttttttttctcgtctCTTCATTTGAGATGTCTTTACTGTTGAAGTTCGTTTATTCATAGTCgtcaaatatattttggataaaactATTTCGAATCTCCAATTACTACTACTCAGTAGTCAAAGACAAATTGAATCATATGATTATTATACATAGCTCTGCTCCACGGTCTCCATTACTTTCCTGTTTTATTCCCTTTTGTTCTGACTGAACAGCCTTGCAGCTTCTGAGTTTGCTGGCGAAGCTAGGGTTTGGGTCACAAAGCAGAGACTGTAGAAGAAAATAAGATCTTGGTTAGCTTATGCATAAATGCCATAATGGAGAAGACGCAATGTTGTAAGTCATGAACCTGGATTGATGTGAGTATTGCAGAAACATCGTATATCTGGACTCCAATGGGTTTGTAAGATATTCAAGCAAATGCTTCCATCAGCATAAACTGCACATAAGTTCACAAAACCAAAGTAAGTCGACCAAGCATTCGTATTTGGTCTTTAGCTATTTTGTTCAAGTAAATGATTGAGCTTACTGTTTGGATGAAACATCCGTGAAACAAACCGAACCACTGGTGGTTTGTTCGGGTAGTCCTCTGTGAACTGAAGAGTCAACTTGAAGGTACCTAAAGGTTACCATGAGTTTGGGTTAGTTTAGCTCATGAAACATGCTGGCTTGAAGCAATAAGACAGACTTTACCTCCATCCCATGGGACTGTCATTAGGTCTGCAAAGACAAATGAAGAATGAAATTCATTTATTGTTTGAAGCATATTGTAAGACAAACCAAAAGCACAGAAAAtaatggtgaaagattagtacCCACCCAAAGATGAGAGCGTTCCAGAACATGGTATCGTTATCTTGAGGAGCACCAATTATCCCACGGGAGGATCTTTTCTGCAGTCTCTTGAAATCCCACAAGAGTCTTTATCTAGCCGGAGTCGCCATAGCTGGAATCGTTCTCAAATGTCGCAATACCAAACCgaaattttcaaaagatatcAAGAATTCTCATTGATTCTCACTTGTGTGGTAGTAGTAATTTTCATTTCACATTTAGCCACGAACACATTCttccaaattaatatttttattaagtttatcaTTTCAAGGAATTTATTAATTAGTGGTATAGCATAAAGACAAAACAAATACGTCAACACCCAAGCGGACGTGACTCAGCAAAGCTATCCCCATAAGATTTATGGATACTATCTTTTATTTACATCTATCTAAATCTGTTTAGTCTTtacaaatttcatttttaagaaATGATACAGTATTAACCTTCTTACTCCATTTCTATAATTAGAGgaggtttttttattttttttatcatgaggtttttaataaaagaaagagaatatGGTTGATGATTCTTCCTCATGATGAGTCATCATATAAAAGCCAATTAAAAACTATGGCGTTTGAGCCGTAAATACTCTTAAATTAAGAGCAAATTTGTTCAAAACCCTTACAATAGCTAGATACCATTGGTTGGGGGGGAAAAAGTAAATTTGAAGGGGAGAATTTTGGGGGGAATTAGGGTAGGGGAAGCAAATATTGGAAAAGGGGAGTGTATAGAGTACAAATACTCTTAAATTAAAGGGGAACAATCGATAAATATCTAAGAATCATTTACGTAATTTCAATCAAAATCAATTAGTCTCCTTTATAGAAGCCAATCACTCAGTTACACCACAAACCAATCTCTAGTAGtatccttaaaaaaaaaaaaaacgtctCTGAGTTTCATCTCTCTCTCCGTCTCTTTTGGATCTTAAGCAATGTTCAGAGTCTTGGCGAGCAGAGGACTGAGAGCTAAGTCTCTCTGTGACAACAAATCCTCGAGCTTTCTTGCCCCTTTCACCTCTTCCAGGTTTGATCTCGCCAAAGCGttgtcttttttcttctttctttttaagaTGGTTCTTCGCCTTTTTGGTttgcatgtttttttctttttgcccTTAACAGTCTCAGTAAAGatttaattaaaagtaaaattaaaaagacaaaaacttTTAGCAAGttgatgtttttaaaaaaacctGAGATTTGGTCTTTTGTTTACATGATCGAGTTTCCGCATCTGACTGTGTTTTGATGTAATGAAGATCGTCTTGTCTGATTACCGttgacatataaaattataaggTTCCTGATTTGATCTGCTTTTTTGCAGATGGAATCATTCCATACCTTTTGCTACGGTAGATGCGGAGGAGATATCTGGTGCTCACCCTGCTGAAGTACAGAGCTTTGGTACTGTGTCCACTTCTCATTGATTGCTCATTTGCAAAGTCATGTAACTGTTTTCAATTGCTATTTGTGGAATCTCTGAGATCTATTTTCGTTTGTATATATAGTGCAAGGGAAGTGGATAGGATCTTCGAACTACAACACGCTTCTGGATCCTCTCAATGGAGAACCTTTCATTAAAGTTGCTGAAGTGGAGGAATCAGGAGTTCAGGTGTGGAGAGATCCCTCCCTCCATTAATCGTAAAGCCAACATTGGTATCTTTCACATTTCTAACTTTTATGTTTCCTCTGTTATTATGTTGCAGCCGTTCGTTGAGAGCTTAGCACAGTGTCCGAAACATGGTCTGCATAACCCTTTCAAATCTCCTGAGAGGTAAtttaagaagt
This Raphanus sativus cultivar WK10039 unplaced genomic scaffold, ASM80110v3 Scaffold0250, whole genome shotgun sequence DNA region includes the following protein-coding sequences:
- the LOC130501660 gene encoding uncharacterized protein LOC130501660, yielding MEKSTEKSVSSVTSGNSINSKLRYPLRSALRSKEGKPPVPDFSSASSAPRRGRVASAVSQSTTALDLSAKKTVVDRAKPPRRMSIPNKDSSNSSVRSVSSSVTSLSESKARRPPGGSSNPRSLNVTTPVSSSVMRSGARRKVEDLTSSAYWLAHIKLAESVEKHSVSLGFFKLALHAGCKPLDKMKEELKSYAARNNMDGLADAVKELSELYCISEESKQTQKVSESTSVVAEETDVSLKNDDDDDVQSSLSTPVASNITSEIMKEDDVSQDSAVIEEAKEEEVSESIPQERTRRSLDVISVNQADVPEVVQGSEDGAPVVTVAQPSEKKRASRKETVAKNSLPVKTKKAVATNSVNPRAVPENKDNKSQKKPERITKPRTKKVQEETKKSTKKPAAKEGGEVKPLKQMNKMENKENSVDVGAGEEIQV